The stretch of DNA CTCATTaattaaaaacagaaataaccGTTTGGCCTCAAAAACCTCTTGAAAACAAACCACCTATCTATTCCTGCACGGTTAGATGTAATTTGTCCGAATATTATTTCAGGTATTTTACAAGGAACATCAGCTTTACTGTTAGCTTACGACGAATCGGAAGTTCGTAAGATTATTAAAGTTTGTAAAGGAGTTCTGGAATATTTAGCGGTAAATGAAGTAATCGATTCTATGGAGGATCTACTCACTTACGTAAAGGTATGTTGTAACAGTAGATCACGATGTGAACTATGTCCCAGAAAAACAAGGCCCAAACATTGTTTGTAGCGAGTCTACTATCTGTTATGTAGTGCTACTTTTTGGAAAACATTTGTTAAGGCCTTGGACCCAGAGCCACAGTTgtaagttaagatttgactccgagttaactcatcgaaaacaaactaatcttaactcaagagttaaatctaactcacaactgtggaaccggatcgtGATGATGTACTTACTTACTGCCAGGCACACGTCACTTCTGGGCACTAATGATGTTCTAGTTCTAATAAGTAATTTGCTCATAGGTTATTTTTATCgtttaataaattataatgAGCAGTTAGAATATCCTTCATGGGTGCAATTCacttgaattttaaaaagtgctaCTTTTACCGCACCAAAAGTGCTCACTTTTGCTTACTGCCTGTGAACCGTGCCACACAGCCCATTGAAAGTCTCCATGAACTGCAGCTATAAAGAAATTACTGTTTgctttattttttgttttgtagaaTTTGACTCCAGGGTTGACGGCTATGGCTCGTCAAATTGACGCCAGACAGAATGAATTGACGCATCAGGTTCACAGAGATATGTTGATACGATCTCTAGAAATAGTTAAACAAACAACACCAACTTTAATCAGTAGTATTAAAATATACATCTCTACAAAACAACAAGGTACGTGTCTCTGGTTTGGGGTGGGGGGGGGAGTGCACTCAGACCTAACTCTTTGAGTTCTAAACTCACTGTTCTATGGCTGGGAAAACCCTGACCCATCTTCGTGAGTTCTTAACTCGCTGGCTGGGGGAGTCGCTCACCGATCTTCGTGAATTTGAAGCTCACTGCTGGGGGAGATTTGGATCCATCTACGATATGAGTTGTAACGTGTATGTTATAGGTGGAAGTGGATTGTATGATTGTATCTAATTTGTTTAAGTGGATTGTATGTTACAGGTGGAAGAGGATTGGCCGACAGTCAAGAGAATCGTAATTATCTCGCTAGTAAAATGTCTAGTGAGATTCAGGAGATAATTAGGGTTTTACAGTTAACGACGTATGATGAAGAAGAATGGGACGGAGATGATGTATTAGTGATGACTAAAGCTAAGGTAAATAATGCCGTCCTAATTTACTCCTGGTACTCCCACGATACTACTTCCAGCGCTTTGGTCCCTCAAAACGTTCAAATTCCAAAATCCCTTTTTCAGGGTACAAAAATCCTCAAATTTTGGGGCCAATTGCCTAAAAGTTGGAGTTAACAAGTgaatagttgacatagtgacaattaaaagttcatggttaatatggtatttatcagccggttatctttaaccaacttttaagCAACTGCAGCCTGAATTTTAGCACTTTGGCTCCTCAAATTCTGAAGAATGTGCCTTTGAAAGTTTAATGTCACACATTAGAAGATGATAATGTATTTTATTAACAGGTACctattgaaatacaaatcaCAGACTTTTCTCAGCAATGAAATGTAATAATTGTAATTAGTAATATTAAGAGTTGTTTAATTACAGTACAGCATCGATTATAAATTCCCGGCCGCGATGAACTGGTTGCAGGATCCGGAAGCGGTCGCCGGGTCGAGCGCCGAGAAATCGTTACGACAAATCGTAGCTGAAGCTCGACGTATCGCGGATATCTGCGTTTTACCCGAGGATCGAGACGTTTTAATGAAAGCATGCGGTGATATAACGACGATGGCGAATACGCTGGCTGAACTCAGATATCAAGGAAAGGTAACTGTTTAACTGCATGTTcaggaaaaaaaacaattcattgAATCGATGTGGGATTGTTATATGCACCAATAATGTTTTCTCTGACCAAACATGCTACAGTATATTACACATTGTATCTACAGGAATCATAACCAAATTCTATTAATCACCCCCCGATGTAAAACACCCCTAATGTAAAACACCCCTAATATAAACACCCCTAATGTTAGCCCACTGAAACTTAGGAGGAATTCTTTGATCAACGCAAGTTTGCTTtccttaattcattttcacttcAGCAATCCTAAataattctacattttcagAGGCATCAAATAATGTATACATAGGaagttttcttatcaattgCATTGATTGTTGTTTTATTTAGGGAAGCAGTCCTCAGGCGATGGCGGTAGCGAAATCAATCAGTGAAAAACTGAAAGAATTACAAGCGGCGTCTGCCCGAGCCGTTTCCAATACGGAGAAGACCGGTATCGCTCGACCGGCCAATACCGTATCGGGAAAAATCGAACAAGCGCAACGTTGGTTAACGAATCCACACATGGATGACGGAGGTGTCGGTAGgtaccatagtaacaacacATTGTTACATTATTGTAGATTTTAGGTGTCTTTCGTTCAGTTGTAAATCTCGATTTGACGATTTCATCATATTTCAGTTGTAAATTTCTTCTCGAATTTTTGCACCTTTTACGACgtttttcatttaaatgaaACCGTAGAAAACTTTTAGAACGCGGTCGACTCTGCTCAGAACTAATAAAATAACCATTTAACTCGGAGATCACTATTGAACTTGAAATGTTTTTGGTGCAAATCAGAAATCGCTCCCAACTCTGACAATAAAGATTTCCAatttgagcggagtctactgttaTGAAATTTGTTTCCATAGATTTTACTTTTGAAACTGGTTAAATAATTTTCAGCGGCCACAGAACGTGTCGACTATGTCACCACTATACTTCCCGCTCAGAAGTATCATCTGATTGGTCTAGAAGGTTGGTCACCTGTTCAGCGGCAGCCAATCACTAACAGTTATTCTCAGTTTGAGACTGGGGGGGATTATTATCTATGAATGTTACTTTCAGGTTCGCCTCAGTTCAGTCCCCTCTCTTTATTCTTTCAGCATGTTTCCAGCCTATTCTGACATTGTTTGATATCGTTCACTGTTATTTCGCTGctttttaaatcagtttttagtttgttgttgtttttactCGCGgtgaatgaaatgaatctcGCAGCTTCTGTTCCTCTCCGCATGAAATATCATCAGTTTGATTTTGCCCGGTTCCGATAGCTGTCGGTCGAGTTTGACTCTAGacatcaggacccagttccacaaatccgagttaagatttgactctgagttaactcatcgaaaatgaactaactttaactcaaagTTAACTCaatctcacaactgtggaaccggagccaggggctgcagttgctgaaaagttggttaaagataaccgccGGATAAATACCGTAGTAACAATAGAATTTTAAtcgtcactatgtcaactatccccTGGgcaactctaaccaacttttgagcaactgcagtcCTGATTAGTTCATTATTTTCCAATGCTTTTCAACTGCAGAGTCAAATTTGAATCGCGAACTATCGAACTCTGTGCTTCATGCGCAAGTTGGTAAAGAAAGAATTTTTCCCTTTGCGGCTTTGAAGTCGTGTGTATATGGGAGCGGGTTGCGGTTAGTTCAGGACGGTAGTTCTAAAACTAGAGGGGGTTCGTAAACTCCTTATTGATTTAACATTAACTGAATTGATGAAGATTTTACCTTATCGAATGAAAATTGAAGTGAAATTGGTGCAATCCAAACATCTCGTGGTTAGAAAGATCTTTAAGTTATGAAGGACCCTAGGGTTTGGGGTTATGGGTAAAAATTTAAGCTACGCATctgtaaatatgaaaaaatttgaatttgatatatagGTGTATATTGTTGTATTGTTGCTAGGTGAACAAGCGGCGCGAATGGTCGTAATCGAAGGACGTAAATTAGCCGATCGTATGCAGCACGGGGCGCAAAAACAAGCTTTATTAGAATACTGCGACGGAGTAGAGCGATTAACCAATCAGCTGTCGGAATTGTGTCGTCGCGGTCTCGCTAACACTCCCGACGCTCGTAATATCGCTATGGAATTATCGCAGAAACTACAGGGTTTAAAACTTAACATTCAAGACTCGTTGATTAATAAAGTCGGCGATGACTTCATGGACGTGTTAGGAACGGTGAAACAGTTAGAGAGAGCAGCGTTAGCTCCTACAGGTATAACACTTCTCGGTCGAGATTCATGTTTCCTATCTTTCATATTCCCCGTAAATCACCCTCTCTTCCCTGTTTGATAACTGTTTATTTGCCGCTATTCGCAGGTGCGAAGAATCGTGATGGCGATTTCCACGAGAAAGCCATCAATTTTCAGCGCCACGCCGACGCGATGGTTCACACGGCGAAACTCGTAGCTAGTTCCGGTGGTGGCTCGAATAAAAAGACTCTCGGTACTATCTATGATTCTGCTCTACAGGTGTGTGTTAAATTCAACAGTCCTGTGCGgttaggggtcattcatttattacgtacgcataaaatttgaatttttctaccCAATCCTCcacctctgtacgcaaaatcggccatttttttcatttacattaagcattacagtacgcaattgcactgaccgcttccccctcccctaatgcgtactaaatgaatgaccccttagCTCTCAGTTTAGTGTAGGATCTGAGAGGTCCCCGGTTCGAAACCACCTGCGGCGTCGTCTCTCGACACATACATGGACTAAGCTCTGCTAACTTAGTAAGGTTGTAAGTCATAACAAACTATAAAAAGACGCTGGCCGTCTCTAAGAACCACTAGGGTTACACTGTTACTTGCAGTTGGGACGAAAAACTCTTCTAAACTGAACTCAATCATTAAGACCTGCTTTCACACACGGTTCTCGCATAACTGGACTATTTCCGGACTATTGTTCCGACTAAAGTTCGTCAGAATTGcagtttattttctaatgattgtATCATTGTTTTTCTAGTTAAATGATTTGACTCCTCAAGTCGTACATGCTGCTAATATCGTTTTAATGAATCCCGGCAATGAAGCCGTTTACAATCATTTCAACATCCTGAAACAGAATTGGGAAGAGAACGCGAATTTATTGCGTAACCACGTCGACAGCACGATAGATACAGCTTCATTTATTAAATCTCAGGGTAAATACAACGATATTACAGTCGATCCCTGGATCAGTTAAATACAGGATGTTTACAGTCAGGAAGATGTTCTCTGACTTTAAAAACTGTGGCTATTTTCAAGCTGTTGAATGAAAACTACGGCTTAGAAAGTCACAGAGTTTAATGTATTAATTCATCGAATATGATGAATGAAGATATGAGGCCTGAATGTAAACTATATTTGAACTTACCCTGATGTTTCATCTGTACATTAATGTAGACTCATCCAAATTTAGCCGAGTCAACTGTATTTAGATTTACAAAGTGTCAGATTTAAATCAAACACTAAAGCTTTCAATTTGTTGAACATAAACTGAATATGATAGTTGTCAATATTTTATCGTAGAGGAGCAAATAATGCGAGAATCGGAATTtgctgaaatgaatttcaattcgCCGGCCGGATTTATACcgaacacttcaaaaatagcTCGCCGAGCGAATCACGTCGTTCAAATCGCAACACAGGAAGTCGACAACAGCGACGATCCGGTTTATACAGAACGAGTCAACGATACCGTTACACAACTTAAAGGAAGTGAGTTTAATGTTTGAATCTCTGTCCCTCTAAATCACAACTACGCAacccaatttaatatttttgaaaataggttAATTTAACTGTGTGAATTCAACTGTGCTTATTACCGAGACATTGCCACTAACTTATTGATACAGAAAATTGCGAGGAACTCGTCTTTGGATTGAGGATTAAAGGCTGAATTTAGACATTCGAAAGTGTTGACTTTTGCCTCAATCTGACAGCTACAAAACCTGTTTCTGCTAGATACAAATAAGGATTTATCGGGGATATAGAGTTAGGTTTAAGTAGACCTAGGATGTATGATATAGGGATAGGGTTAAGTAGACCTAGGATGTATCAGGGATATAGGGACAGGGTTAAGTAGACCTAGGATATATCGGGGATAGGGTTAAGTAGGCCTAGGATGTATCGGGGATATAGGGTAAGGGTTAAGTCTGACctattgttgtttatgtcACAGCTATACAGCCTATGATTGAACGAGCGAAAGAAGTAGCACAGAATCCTGGACACGAAGCACCTCAACAATATTGGCGAGGAGCGAATAGAGCTGTATGTAAATCGATGATATTTCACATTGATTCTAATCACGTTcgaaactgattttcaatcgGATTTGAATTTGTAGTTAATCTCAGCAGTCGGACACGTTCATCGTGCCATCATGGTTTACCCTCAAGAGGCAGAATTTAATAAACACCCCGATGATAGACAACATTACGCCGGTGATATGCCTGATATGAATAACCTTCACATCTCTCCTCAACAACACGGACAAGTAATGGGCGCCGCTGCCGGCTACGGACCTGATGGAACCAGTAAGTTTTAAAAACTTGACGCATTATAATTGCCAATATATAGACAGTAATTTTTCAACATCGGTTTAGACTGCACTTACCTCGGAGCTGGAGTGAATTCAAGTAAATTCCCGGGTATTTGAAACGGTGCATGGTTTCATGAATTGCAGTAGGAAAATGTGAAACATTTCATCACGTGGGGCACGTTATAATTCAAGGTAATCGGCTCCGTGGCAAAGTGCAGTCTACAGTAGTACTCTAGACAATAGACGCTTCTAGGAATGATGACTGCTTCCATCAATCCATCTCTAATAACCAATGTTTGAACGCCTTTTGAGATTTTGTATGTGGAAAAGGAAGCAATCATAAATTCTCTAATCATCTTATCtattaatgaactatttatatatattttactcaGAACAGATTAAAACCTTTACGATGGTAGAATATTATATATCTCCACTAACGCTTATAGCTTATATTCAACTGTTTATTTTACCCAAATAaggtcatcatcatcatcaacagcagcagcatcatGGCAGACGGCCGGATATTGATCAAGAGGCCATCTTGCATCAAACGAGAAAAGTTCTAGAAGGTACCGTATATACGTCTGCTATAACCATACTGTATTTATTCACTTTTCACAAAACACTATTTTTCAAGTTctgtttttttaatgaattctatttatttttgagtTTATTTATAGCTTCCACGACGTCTGTTTCACTCGTCAATGTTTCGTGCAGTTAGTTTTTTGTCTCACGTTCAATTTCAGCTTCGCAACAGGGTGTCGATTCAGTGGCGCCCCCTACCCCACCGCCCCCTCATAATTACAACCCTTACGCCAACGATGGCGCCACCGGGTACGATTTCGATCAGAACGTTCCGTCCAGTTTATCTAGTTACAGCGGTGGTTACGCCAGCCCTAGCAACGAACAATCTCATTACCACGGAAACGAGGTTACCCCCGGCGATAATTACGGATATTCGGGATATTATTCAGGTttataattatttatatatcgCGTCAAAAAGCATGTAATTGTTGAGAGATGAATCGTTGATTGGGTTTCACATAAATTCATTGATCTGAAATACGTATGTTCAAACTCCCTGAAGTCATAGCTGTGATGTTCATTAT from Tubulanus polymorphus chromosome 11, tnTubPoly1.2, whole genome shotgun sequence encodes:
- the LOC141912591 gene encoding vinculin-like isoform X1; this encodes MPVFRTKMMASILDPVAQQVSQLVILHEEAEDGNAIPDLSSPVALVATAVDNLIKVVKETTIQSKDEILKQDMPPAMIRVEQSTTLLIEATNMLKADPISVPARKKLIDGSRGILQGTSALLLAYDESEVRKIIKVCKGVLEYLAVNEVIDSMEDLLTYVKNLTPGLTAMARQIDARQNELTHQVHRDMLIRSLEIVKQTTPTLISSIKIYISTKQQGGRGLADSQENRNYLASKMSSEIQEIIRVLQLTTYDEEEWDGDDVLVMTKAKYSIDYKFPAAMNWLQDPEAVAGSSAEKSLRQIVAEARRIADICVLPEDRDVLMKACGDITTMANTLAELRYQGKGSSPQAMAVAKSISEKLKELQAASARAVSNTEKTGIARPANTVSGKIEQAQRWLTNPHMDDGGVGEQAARMVVIEGRKLADRMQHGAQKQALLEYCDGVERLTNQLSELCRRGLANTPDARNIAMELSQKLQGLKLNIQDSLINKVGDDFMDVLGTVKQLERAALAPTGAKNRDGDFHEKAINFQRHADAMVHTAKLVASSGGGSNKKTLGTIYDSALQLNDLTPQVVHAANIVLMNPGNEAVYNHFNILKQNWEENANLLRNHVDSTIDTASFIKSQEEQIMRESEFAEMNFNSPAGFIPNTSKIARRANHVVQIATQEVDNSDDPVYTERVNDTVTQLKGTIQPMIERAKEVAQNPGHEAPQQYWRGANRALISAVGHVHRAIMVYPQEAEFNKHPDDRQHYAGDMPDMNNLHISPQQHGQVMGAAAGYGPDGTSHHHHQQQQHHGRRPDIDQEAILHQTRKVLEASQQGVDSVAPPTPPPPHNYNPYANDGATGYDFDQNVPSSLSSYSGGYASPSNEQSHYHGNEVTPGDNYGYSGYYSEHAPPRPPLPRDTAPPRPPPPETDDEDEANFPIPQANQPIMMAAHALHLEAKQWSSKDNEIIAAAKRMALLMAKLSQLVRGEGGGKKDLIACAKMIAESSEVVTSLAKELARECTDRRMRTNLLQVCERIPTIGTQLKILSTVKATMLGAQEPIPSVDGSEMACGSEEDQEATEMLVGNAQNLMQSVRETVRAAEAASIKIRVESGYSIRWHRRQPWYTA
- the LOC141912591 gene encoding vinculin-like isoform X2, producing the protein MPVFRTKMMASILDPVAQQVSQLVILHEEAEDGNAIPDLSSPVALVATAVDNLIKVVKETTIQSKDEILKQDMPPAMIRVEQSTTLLIEATNMLKADPISVPARKKLIDGSRGILQGTSALLLAYDESEVRKIIKVCKGVLEYLAVNEVIDSMEDLLTYVKNLTPGLTAMARQIDARQNELTHQVHRDMLIRSLEIVKQTTPTLISSIKIYISTKQQGGRGLADSQENRNYLASKMSSEIQEIIRVLQLTTYDEEEWDGDDVLVMTKAKYSIDYKFPAAMNWLQDPEAVAGSSAEKSLRQIVAEARRIADICVLPEDRDVLMKACGDITTMANTLAELRYQGKGSSPQAMAVAKSISEKLKELQAASARAVSNTEKTGIARPANTVSGKIEQAQRWLTNPHMDDGGVGEQAARMVVIEGRKLADRMQHGAQKQALLEYCDGVERLTNQLSELCRRGLANTPDARNIAMELSQKLQGLKLNIQDSLINKVGDDFMDVLGTVKQLERAALAPTGAKNRDGDFHEKAINFQRHADAMVHTAKLVASSGGGSNKKTLGTIYDSALQLNDLTPQVVHAANIVLMNPGNEAVYNHFNILKQNWEENANLLRNHVDSTIDTASFIKSQEEQIMRESEFAEMNFNSPAGFIPNTSKIARRANHVVQIATQEVDNSDDPVYTERVNDTVTQLKGTIQPMIERAKEVAQNPGHEAPQQYWRGANRALISAVGHVHRAIMVYPQEAEFNKHPDDRQHYAGDMPDMNNLHISPQQHGQVMGAAAGYGPDGTSHHHHQQQQHHGRRPDIDQEAILHQTRKVLEASQQGVDSVAPPTPPPPHNYNPYANDGATGYDFDQNVPSSLSSYSGGYASPSNEQSHYHGNEVTPGDNYGYSGYYSEHAPPRPPLPRDTAPPRPPPPETDDEDEANFPIPQANQPIMMAAHALHLEAKQWSSKDNEIIAAAKRMALLMAKLSQLVRGEGGGKKDLIACAKMIAESSEVVTSLAKELARECTDRRMRTNLLQVCERIPTIGTQLKILSTVKATMLGAQGSEEDQEATEMLVGNAQNLMQSVRETVRAAEAASIKIRVESGYSIRWHRRQPWYTA